CGATCCGACCCGCCCGGCCGACCGGGCGGGTTTTTCGCGAGCCGCGCCGTGTCCCGGCATGCACCGCCGTCGATCGGCTCGCCGGGAACTGTCCGCCGGGTCCCCCTCCACGAAACGCAATCATTCCTTCTTCCGCCCGCCCGGGGCGTGTATACTCGATCCCGGGTTGTTTCCCGAAACACGATCTCTGTTCGAGGAGGCTTTGGAATGACCACCGGGATGTCCGCTCGCGATCTCGACGCGACACTGTTCATCGATGAGAAGGTAGAGGAGATCAGGGAGGCCGTCGGCGACAACACGGCGATCAACGCGCTCTCGGGAGGCGTCGATTCCTCGGTCGTCACCATGCTGGGGCACCGTGCCCTCGGCGACCGTCTGCGGACGGTCATCATCGAGAACGGTCTCATGCGCGAGGGGGAGCCGGAGCACGTCGTGGCGCTGTTCCGCGACCTCGGCGTGACGGTGGAGCTGATCGACGCGCGGGACGAGTTCTTCGCCGCCCTGAGCGGCGTCACGGATCCCGAGGAGAAGCGCGAGGCGATCACGCAGACTTTCTACAAGCATGTGTTCGGCCGCCTCGTCAAGGAGAGCGGCGCGAAGCATCTGCTGCAGGGAACGATACTGACCGACGTCGACGAGACGGTCGCCGGCATCAAGCGCCAGCACAACGTATTCGAGCAGCTCGGCATCGATCCGAAAGAAGTCTTCGGCTACAACATCATCGAGCCGCTGATCCAGCTCCGCAAGGACGGCGTGCGGAAGGTGGGCAAGGCGCTCGGTCTCCCCGGCGAACTCTTCGACCGCATCCCCTTCCCGGGCCCCGCGCTCGCAGCCCGAGTGATCGGGGCGGTGACCCCGGAGCGGATAGAGACGGTTCGCAAAGCCACGGTGATCGTGGAACGCCTACTGGGGGAATCGAAAGCTTTCCAGTACCTGGCGATCCTGCACGAGGACCGGGTGACCGGCATGCGGGGCGGCAGGCGGGAATTCGGCATGCAGATCGAGGTCCGCTGCTGGGACAGCGTCGATGCGCGGACTGCGACCCCGACGCGGCTCTCCTTCGATACCCTCGAGGCGCTCGGTGAGGAGATCACGCGCGAGGTGCCGGGTGTGGTGAGCGTGACCTACAACATCGCCGCCAAGCCGCCGTCGACGATCGAGGCGATCTGACCTGGGATCGAAGAGAAGGAGCTCGTCCCAAAGGGAGAGCTCCCTGCATGCAATCGATCGGCATATCGTAATATATCTGCCGCCGGCCGCATCTTTGATGCCGAAATACAGCCTTTGTGACCCAGCCTACTTGCCGCCGAACCTGGCTGAAGTATCCTCATAGAGTTTCTTGATCTTCTGCAGGGCGTCTTCGAGCGCTGGCTTGGCGTCCTGCTTCCAGCTTTCCTCGCTGGCGGCTTTCGCCTTCATGAGCTTTACCTTGGCATCGGCGAGGGCCATGGCCATCTGTTCCCTGGCTTCCTGCAGTTCTACCTTGGCCTCGCTTGTGGCCGGATCGGCCCTGGCAAGCAAGTCCTGCCAATTCTTCTCGATCTCGTCGAGTTCCTCCTGGGCGGCCTTTACGCCTTCGTCCTTCGACTGCGTCAGGTAGTCGCTCGTGGCCTGAATGGCTCCACCTACGGCATCTCCCGAGGTTTTCGCGGCATCGCCCGCGGCATCGCCCGCGGTCTTCATGGCATCACCCACGGCTTCGCCTGTGGCCTTGGCTTGTTCCGATGGCGTCTTATCACCGCAAGCCGCGATACCCAGCGCAAGCACAAACAGGCCGACCAATATGGCCCATTTTATAATCATCGGTCTTTTTACGGTATGTTCATCCATCATGTGCTCCCTGTCTAATATTAACCCTTTGGCAGCGTTTCTCTTGCAAACGGACTATATAATGTCGTCCAGCAAGGATTTTTTGGACCTTACAACCCCGCCTGATTTTCCGCCGCCTTCTTCAGCTTGTCGTTGGCAAAGATGGCGACTTCGACCCGCCGGTTCATCTGACGACCAGAATCCGAATCGTTCGAGGCGATCGGGTTCGACTCGCCCAATCCCACCATGGAGATCCTTGAACTGGGAACGCCTAGGCCCATCAAATAGTTCGATACAGATTGAGCGCGGCGTTCTGACAATCCCAAGTTATATTCTTCGGTGCCCGTATTGTCCGTGTCTCCTTCGACAAGGATGTTCGTGTCGGGGTACTTGTTCAGGATCCTGGCCAGACTCTCGATGTTTGTTTTAGCCTGCGCTCGCAAGTCCGATTTAGCCACATCGAACAGAAGACCCGAATCGAACGTGATCTTGATCCCTTCGCCGATCCGCTCGATTCGTGCTCCCTGCAGGTCCGCCCTCATCTCCTCGGCTCGCTTGTCCATCTCATTGCCGATAATGACACCCGCCGCTCCTCCGACCGTCGCACCGATTATGGCGCCAAGGGCCGTGTTTCCAGCCGCGTGCCCGATAATGCCTCCAACAGCTCCTCCGGTGGCTCCGCCGATCACGCCGCCCGTTGCTTTTCTATTCCAGGCGCACCCGGCGTAGATCGTGAAGAGAAGAACCAGGCTTAACATCAGAATCAATATCTTCTTCACGGAGATCCCTCCTTGGATCAGGATACTTGACGAACCCCCAACTGATTTACAAACGTGTTTTTGTTCAATATGATTTGCTCCTTGTTTTGGAGTTAAAGTCACATGATCATCGGGCCGATTGAAAGCGAAGGATGTTCAACGCCGAATCGGGCTTGTCCAGCACCGGCGATTATCCGCCAAATATCCGCTCCCATGAAGGCAAGCACTGTCGAACTGAAACGCTGCGTTATTTTCATCATCCGATCATTCTTTCAAGGTCTACAAGTATTGAGGCTTGGGATGAGAGGATCCATCCGCCGGCTTGATGCCCCGAAGATGAGCGTACAAGTCGGCGGAACACCTCTTCCCTGATTTTAAACGTTACTTGATCCTTATCAATTCCACCCTCCGGTTCAGGGCTCTGCCCTCCGCGGTATTGTTGTCAGCCATCGGCTTGGTCTCGCCGTAACCCTTGAAGGTCAGGTTCTCGGCCTTGACGCCCTTGCTGATCAGGTAGTCCCGCACCGCCTCGGCTCTACGGACGGAGAGCTTCTGGTTGTATGCTTCCGTCCCGGTCCAGTCGCAATGTCCGACAACATCCACCTTGACATCCGGCCTTATTTTCAAGCTGGCCGCCACCTGGTCGAGGATATCATCGGCTGCAATCGTAAGCTTGGATTTGTCGAATCCAAAATTTACGCCGTGGAGTATTATCGGCTTTTCCGGTGTCGGGATGTATTTCTCGGCCGAACTGACTATGGAAATCATTTTCTGGGCCTTGTTTCCTTTTGAATCAGTGACGGTCAGAGAGACTGAATATTCTCCCTCGGTCTGATATGTATGGCTCGCGATATTCTCGCTGCTCGTGCCACCGTCACCGAAATTCCACATGTACGTGTAGCCCGGACATCCTCCGGTGGCGGAACCCGAGAACTTCACTGTCAACGGAACGGTCCCGCTCGCGGGATCTGCCGAAACGATTCCGGTCAACTTCGGACATTTGACCTTTATGAATAAGCTGTTCTCAGAGATGGTCCCCTTGGAATCGCTGACTATCAGGGAGGCTTGATAGTCTCCATCTGTCTGATAGGTATGGTAGGGATCCTTCTCGCTGCTCGTGCCCCCGTCACCGAAATTCCATACGTACGTATAGTCCGGACACCCTCCAGCGCTGGTACCGGCAAACTGCACCATCAACGGAGCGGGCCCGCTCATGGGATCTCCGGATATGGTACTGGTCAATGGCGGACACTTCTTCCCGCCGAAATGGAAGGTCAGGCCGGCGTACAATTCGGCAATGCCCTTGGGCAAGTCCAATTGACCAGGATCTGATCCAACGATGTCCTGATCGCCTTTAAAGCTGGTCAGAAGATGTGTCAGATAGCGAAACTTGGCTCCCAGTTCAAAAGAAAGTGACGGGGTGGCGAAGACTTCCAGCCCCAATCCGGCCATCATATACAGTTCCTGGTCTTTAAGATCATACGGGGCTCCGACCATATCGACCTTGGGGTAATTTATGTCCGCCAGAGCCGGATCGTCGGAAGACAAGGTGTTCCAATCCTTATCGGTCCATTTCCAGATATAAATCCCGGAGCCGGCAGAAACGTAAGGTGACCATCTGCTGTCGGGGAGAAAATGATATTCCGCAAACATTCCTGCCACATAGGCTCGCTGCCGCGGGCCGTCAGCCACGTTGTCAAATGTCAGTCTCGCTCCATCATTCTGCCTGGTACCCACGCTCAAATCGGCCAGGTAGGTCTGCATCCAGCTGCCCTCGACGCCAATCGCGAATCTGGGAGTCAATCGGTACTTGAGGTCGGCATTGAGGAACCATCCCGGCGTCCACATATCGGAGTGGTCAGTAAGAACGAGCTTGTAGCCTCCTCCATGGAGACCTATTCCGATTTTCCCGTCCGTATCCGCTCCTTGAAGCGGATTGACCGGCAAGAATAATAATATAAAAACAAACATCACGTTGAACAGACTGTGTGGTAATTTCATCCGGCGCCCTCCTCGTTCTACTCTTTCCAATAGAACCCATGGGACAAGTTTCCAGTCAATCGAAGCATCATCAGGAAAAGAAGAATCAACTCTTCTTGAACGACGGCACAAAGAAAAGAATGCCGCCAACCAGTATCGATGCC
This DNA window, taken from Candidatus Krumholzibacteriota bacterium, encodes the following:
- a CDS encoding ExsB family transcriptional regulator; the protein is MTTGMSARDLDATLFIDEKVEEIREAVGDNTAINALSGGVDSSVVTMLGHRALGDRLRTVIIENGLMREGEPEHVVALFRDLGVTVELIDARDEFFAALSGVTDPEEKREAITQTFYKHVFGRLVKESGAKHLLQGTILTDVDETVAGIKRQHNVFEQLGIDPKEVFGYNIIEPLIQLRKDGVRKVGKALGLPGELFDRIPFPGPALAARVIGAVTPERIETVRKATVIVERLLGESKAFQYLAILHEDRVTGMRGGRREFGMQIEVRCWDSVDARTATPTRLSFDTLEALGEEITREVPGVVSVTYNIAAKPPSTIEAI
- a CDS encoding OmpA family protein, which translates into the protein MLSLVLLFTIYAGCAWNRKATGGVIGGATGGAVGGIIGHAAGNTALGAIIGATVGGAAGVIIGNEMDKRAEEMRADLQGARIERIGEGIKITFDSGLLFDVAKSDLRAQAKTNIESLARILNKYPDTNILVEGDTDNTGTEEYNLGLSERRAQSVSNYLMGLGVPSSRISMVGLGESNPIASNDSDSGRQMNRRVEVAIFANDKLKKAAENQAGL
- a CDS encoding PKD domain-containing protein, which encodes MKLPHSLFNVMFVFILLFLPVNPLQGADTDGKIGIGLHGGGYKLVLTDHSDMWTPGWFLNADLKYRLTPRFAIGVEGSWMQTYLADLSVGTRQNDGARLTFDNVADGPRQRAYVAGMFAEYHFLPDSRWSPYVSAGSGIYIWKWTDKDWNTLSSDDPALADINYPKVDMVGAPYDLKDQELYMMAGLGLEVFATPSLSFELGAKFRYLTHLLTSFKGDQDIVGSDPGQLDLPKGIAELYAGLTFHFGGKKCPPLTSTISGDPMSGPAPLMVQFAGTSAGGCPDYTYVWNFGDGGTSSEKDPYHTYQTDGDYQASLIVSDSKGTISENSLFIKVKCPKLTGIVSADPASGTVPLTVKFSGSATGGCPGYTYMWNFGDGGTSSENIASHTYQTEGEYSVSLTVTDSKGNKAQKMISIVSSAEKYIPTPEKPIILHGVNFGFDKSKLTIAADDILDQVAASLKIRPDVKVDVVGHCDWTGTEAYNQKLSVRRAEAVRDYLISKGVKAENLTFKGYGETKPMADNNTAEGRALNRRVELIRIK